One Ciconia boyciana chromosome 9, ASM3463844v1, whole genome shotgun sequence genomic window carries:
- the UQCRFS1 gene encoding cytochrome b-c1 complex subunit Rieske, mitochondrial, whose amino-acid sequence MLSVAARSGPFAPYLSAAAHAVPGPLKPLAPAVARRAEKVPLDVKRPLLCRESMNGRSARGGLVAGASLNAPASVRCVHNDVVVPDFSAYRRQDVLDATTSSQSSSEARKGFSYLLTATTCVATAYTAKNVVTQFISSLSASADVLALSKIEIKLSDIPEGKNMAFKWRGKPLFVRHRTQAEINQEAAVDLSKLRDPQHDLDRVQKPEWVILVGVCTHLGCVPIANSGDFGGYYCPCHGSHYDASGRIRKGPAPYNLEVPTYQFLGDDLVVVG is encoded by the exons ATGTTGTCCGTGGCCGCCCGCTCCGGGCCCTTCGCGCCCTACCTGTCGGCCGCGGCGCACGCCGTGCCCGGCCCGCTGAAGCCGCTGGCGCCGGCGGTGGCGCGTCGGGCCGAGAAGGTGCCGCTGGACGTGAAGCGGCCTCTGCTCTGCCGGGAGTCGATGAACGGCCGGTCCGCCCGGGGGGGCCTCGTCGCCGGCGCCAGCCTCAACG CACCTGCCAGTGTTCGTTGCGTCCATAATGATGTTGTGGTACCGGACTTCTCTGCCTATCGTCGTCAAGATGTGCTAGATGCCACCACATCTTCTCAAAGCAGCAGTGAAGCTAGAAAAGGGTTTTCCTACCTGTTGACTGCAACGACATGTGTAGCAACTGCATATACTGCTAAGAATGTTGTCACCCAGTTTATTTCCAGCCTGAGTGCCTCTGCTGATGTGCTAGCGTTGTCAAAGATTGAGATCAAGTTATCTGACATTCCAGAAGGCAAGAACATGGCTTTCAAGTGGAGAGGGAAGCCCCTTTTTGTGCGTCACAGAACCCAGGCAGAGATTAATCAGGAAGCTGCAGTTGATTTGTCTAAACTGAGGGATCCGCAGCATGACTTAGACAGAGTACAGAAACCAGAATGGGTCATATTAGTAGGTGTCTGCACTCATCTTGGTTGTGTACCCATTGCTAACTCCGGAGATTTTGGCGGTTATTACTGCCCTTGCCACGGGTCCCATTACGATGCCTCTGGCAGAATCAGGAAAGGTCCCGCTCCCTATAACCTTGAGGTTCCGACTTACCAGTTTCTTGGTGATGATTTAGTGGTTGTTGGCTGA